One region of Vitis vinifera cultivar Pinot Noir 40024 chromosome 1, ASM3070453v1 genomic DNA includes:
- the LOC100263343 gene encoding agamous-like MADS-box protein AGL62, which produces MATIRKSKGRQRVEMTKMAKESNLQVTFSKRRSGLFKKASELSTLCGAETAIIVFSPGKKVYSFGHPSVESIVDRFLTRNPLTNAGTLQLFEAHRSANIRELNMQLTQVLNELGAEKKRSEVLEKIKKASQTQCWWAAPIEGLGFEQLELLKVSLEQLKANVARQADNLMFQAANPPDFFSPNSIGAIIPHDAKIIGFDPHGFNFGYGGSLF; this is translated from the coding sequence ATGGCTACTATAAGAAAGAGTAAGGGTCGCCAAAGGGTTGAGATGACTAAAATGGCAAAAGAAAGTAACCTACAGGTTACCTTTTCCAAACGTCGGTCTGGCCTTTTCAAGAAAGCTAGTGAATTGAGCACCCTTTGTGGCGCCGAAACTGCCATTATAGTCTTCTCTCCAGGTAAAAAAGTATATTCATTTGGCCATCCATCTGTCGAATCCATCGTAGATCGGTTCCTTACACGGAATCCTCTTACAAATGCTGGTACACTACAACTTTTCGAGGCTCATCGTAGTGCCAATATCCGTGAACTCAATATgcaacttactcaagttctcaATGAATTGGGGGCTGAAAAGAAACGTAGTGAAGTGCTTGAAAAGATAAAGAAAGCCAGCCAAACACAGTGTTGGTGGGCAGCTCCAATTGAGGGGCTTGGTTTTGAGCAACTTGAGCTATTGAAAGTGTCTCTAGAGCAACTCAAGGCTAACGTTGCAAGGCAAGCTGATAACCTTATGTTCCAGGCAGCTAATCCTCCTGATTTTTTCTCTCCAAACTCTATTGGAGCAATCATTCCACATGATGCAAAGATCATTGGATTTGATCCTCATGGCTTTAACTTTGGTTATGGTGgttctttattttga